The genome window CGGCCGGACACTCTGCTGGTCAGCGTCATGCATGCCAACAACGAGGTCGGCACTATTGAGCCCATCGCTGAACTGGCAGCGATGGCGCACGCTCACGGTGCAGTATTTCATTGCGATGCCGCCCAGTCGGTGGGTAAAATCGCGGTGCGCGTTGATGAACTGGGAGTGGATCTGCTTTCCGTCGCCGGCCATAAATTGTATGCGCCCAAGGGTGTCGGCGCCCTCTATCTTCGCCGCGGGATCGTTCTGGAAAAACAGATCCACGGCGCCAACCATGAGCACGATCTCAGGGCCGGTACCGAGAACGTGCTCGAGATCGTTGGATTGGGAGCGGCATGCAAGATTGCGGGACGGGACCTTTCCAATAACATGACGCGTCAAGCGTTGTTGCGGGATCGTCTGTATGAGGGTCTCACCACCCGGCTCACCGACTTGCAGCGAAACGGCCATGCGCAGAAATGTCTGCCAAATACTCTCAGCGTTAGTTTTCATCAGTTGGAGGCCAACGCCATTCTGGATCAGTTGCCGCAAGTGGCCGCGTCGGCCGGGGCCGCCTGCCACAGCGACCGCATCACGGTTTCACCGGTTCTCAAGGCCATGGGCGTCGCGACAGAATGGGCCATGGGGACCATCCGCTTTTCTTTGGGCAAGATGACCACTGAAGAGGAGATCGAGCGGACCATCGATGCGGTTTGCCGGGTGGTCGAAGGATTACGCGGCTTGTCGTCGGACCATGCCGACGCAGCACAGAGCGGCCGAATCGAACTGACGCATTATACTCATGGATTGGGCTGCGCCTGCAAACTGCAGCCGCAGAACCTCGAAAAAATTCTCGCCGGACTGCCGCAGCCGACGGATCCTGCTTTGCTGGTAGGCGCGGAGACCAGTGATGACGCAGCGGTCTATCGCATCGACAGCCAGACCGCGATCATCGAGAGCGTAGATTTTTTTACGCCCATTGTGGATGACCCGTACGACTTCGGCGCCATTGCCGCGGCCAACGCTCTCAGCGATATCTATGCCATGGGCGGAGAGCCTCTTTTCGCCCTTAACCTGGTCGCATTTCCCTCCAACCGTATGCCCCTA of bacterium contains these proteins:
- the selD gene encoding selenide, water dikinase SelD; this translates as MQPIYLDYNATTPIHAEVAAAMLPCMVTLFGNPSSTHWFGVQSKKAVEQARAEVADLLGCRADEILFTSGGSEANNLAIKGYCLAHRRRGSHLIISAVEHPAVMEVAAHLGTLGFEVTTLPVDRYGLVAPRDLEAALRPDTLLVSVMHANNEVGTIEPIAELAAMAHAHGAVFHCDAAQSVGKIAVRVDELGVDLLSVAGHKLYAPKGVGALYLRRGIVLEKQIHGANHEHDLRAGTENVLEIVGLGAACKIAGRDLSNNMTRQALLRDRLYEGLTTRLTDLQRNGHAQKCLPNTLSVSFHQLEANAILDQLPQVAASAGAACHSDRITVSPVLKAMGVATEWAMGTIRFSLGKMTTEEEIERTIDAVCRVVEGLRGLSSDHADAAQSGRIELTHYTHGLGCACKLQPQNLEKILAGLPQPTDPALLVGAETSDDAAVYRIDSQTAIIESVDFFTPIVDDPYDFGAIAAANALSDIYAMGGEPLFALNLVAFPSNRMPLSSLERILHGAVDKAREAGIDIVGGHSIDDTEPKFGLAVTGRGHPDKIWRNVGVRPGDALVLTKPIGLGVLTTAMK